In the Corynebacterium gerontici genome, one interval contains:
- the lysA gene encoding diaminopimelate decarboxylase — MDHVVGIQYTSSYSPTKRVTFAEGDFNGLPAHVWPKNASRDDSGVVSIAGVSLPELAEEFGTPLFVVDEDDFRSRCRALARAYGAPERVHYASKAFLTRAIARWVAEEGLSLDVASYGELRVALAADFPAERITAHGNNKQAEYLQLCVESGVEHVVLDSFQEIEELAVEAERQGKVQPVLVRVTPGVDAHTHEFIATSHEDQKFGFSLATGAAFKAALEAHEHPSLNLRGLHCHVGSQVFDADGFSLAAERLMGLLSKLQQELGTKLPVLDLGGGYGIAYTENDTPLDVEKVAKDLISRVRAQAEVLGIEAPEIMVEPGRAIAGPSTVTVYEVGTIKDVNVTDEHTRRYIAVNGGMSDNIRPALYQAEYDARVVSRLCDGEVTDTRVVGSHCESGDILIADERFPNDIRPGDLLALAATGAYCFAMTSRYNMFSRPAVVSVNDGEARLMVRRETIEDFLALEG; from the coding sequence ATGGATCACGTTGTAGGCATTCAGTACACGTCCAGTTACTCACCCACCAAGCGCGTGACATTTGCGGAAGGCGATTTCAACGGCCTTCCGGCCCATGTATGGCCTAAGAATGCCTCGCGCGACGATTCAGGCGTCGTGAGCATCGCTGGGGTTTCCTTGCCTGAGTTAGCGGAGGAATTTGGCACCCCGCTGTTTGTGGTGGATGAGGACGACTTCCGTTCCCGTTGCCGGGCACTTGCCCGCGCCTACGGAGCGCCCGAGCGTGTTCACTATGCCTCCAAGGCGTTTTTGACTCGCGCCATCGCTCGCTGGGTTGCTGAAGAAGGCCTGTCCTTGGACGTAGCCAGCTATGGCGAGCTTCGCGTGGCGCTTGCCGCTGATTTCCCCGCAGAGCGCATCACTGCCCACGGCAACAACAAGCAGGCGGAATATCTGCAATTGTGCGTGGAATCCGGTGTGGAACATGTGGTACTCGACTCCTTCCAAGAGATCGAAGAGCTTGCGGTGGAGGCCGAGCGACAGGGCAAGGTACAGCCCGTCTTGGTGCGCGTGACCCCAGGTGTGGATGCGCACACTCACGAGTTCATCGCCACCAGCCACGAGGATCAGAAGTTCGGCTTTTCACTCGCGACGGGAGCGGCCTTCAAGGCCGCGCTTGAAGCGCATGAGCATCCTTCGCTAAATCTGCGCGGCCTACATTGCCACGTCGGCAGCCAGGTATTCGACGCCGATGGCTTTTCTCTTGCGGCGGAACGTTTGATGGGCTTGTTAAGCAAGCTGCAGCAAGAACTCGGCACCAAGTTGCCCGTGTTGGACTTGGGCGGCGGTTATGGCATTGCCTACACGGAAAATGACACCCCGTTGGACGTCGAAAAGGTAGCAAAAGACCTTATCTCTCGCGTTCGCGCCCAGGCTGAAGTGCTCGGGATTGAGGCGCCAGAGATCATGGTTGAACCTGGCCGCGCCATCGCCGGGCCTTCCACCGTCACCGTGTATGAAGTCGGCACGATTAAAGACGTCAACGTCACAGACGAGCACACGCGGCGCTACATCGCCGTGAATGGCGGCATGAGCGACAACATACGTCCCGCCCTCTACCAGGCAGAATACGATGCGCGCGTGGTTTCTCGGCTCTGTGATGGCGAGGTCACCGATACTCGCGTAGTAGGAAGCCACTGCGAATCAGGCGACATCTTGATCGCAGATGAGCGTTTTCCCAACGACATTCGCCCCGGTGACCTCTTGGCTCTAGCAGCCACGGGCGCCTACTGCTTTGCCATGACCAGCCGCTACAACATGTTTTCGCGGCCCGCCGTCGTGAGCGTCAACGATGGTGAGGCGCGACTAATGGTTCGCAGAGAGACGATTGAGGACTTCCTGGCGCTTGAAGGCTAG
- a CDS encoding ATP-binding cassette domain-containing protein produces the protein MKQRAPLIPRGVHALAWLALLLLLLPLLALALRVPWRHLPALLAEPSTQHMLGITLTSAALSTIVVCALGVPLALSLQVMPRGGNLARALVLLPLAMPPVVSGLALGAAFGRKGLLAPLLDQLHVQLAFSFAGVVLAHTFVSLPFLVVTVDAALRQFDAEVWYSAQSVGLSPTYILRRIVLPALRPAIATGAGLAFARSLGEFGTTLTFAGSLPGVTRTLPVGIYLERETDPTAAYGLAAILVLLAIMMLALAMLPGLFRAQPPTKAVPLQTMDLDALARLSAPNRAAQNLTLGKITIPAGSCVGVIGPNGAGKTTLLRKIAGRIPAKVFGDGARLPNAMWQRGIVMLTQSPGLPPSATVLETIAMVHDEPDALLQAAGMEALGAIPNQQLSGGQAAQVALLRALAARSSILLLDEPLAAIDVHASQRWRRMLQVAQRNRTIMMVSHNPTDVATLSSHVLILEAEKTALIRATEEEFQRPSSDFSASFVGLNRLEGTVTAVRNGVVELDCQGLTVVGTSDESLNAAEQAIAVCAPEAVTLKVPQNRTTQESARNQWEGRITSIEIHKNVVFVRVKFAAASITLHTTQASAIRLQLRVGANVICAVKALNVHVYRSPAPSQH, from the coding sequence ATGAAACAACGCGCTCCGTTGATACCCCGCGGCGTGCACGCGCTGGCGTGGCTCGCACTATTGCTGTTGCTCTTACCCTTGCTTGCGCTGGCACTGCGAGTGCCATGGCGGCACCTACCAGCGCTTCTTGCCGAGCCTTCTACGCAGCACATGTTGGGCATCACTTTGACCAGCGCGGCGCTTTCCACCATTGTTGTGTGCGCTCTTGGCGTTCCGTTGGCGTTGAGTCTCCAGGTCATGCCGCGCGGGGGAAACCTTGCCCGAGCTCTGGTATTGCTCCCCCTCGCGATGCCTCCGGTGGTCAGTGGCTTGGCGCTTGGCGCTGCATTCGGGCGCAAAGGCTTATTGGCGCCACTTCTTGATCAATTGCACGTCCAATTGGCCTTCAGCTTCGCGGGTGTGGTTCTGGCGCACACCTTCGTCTCTTTGCCCTTTCTTGTGGTCACCGTGGACGCCGCACTGCGCCAATTCGACGCCGAGGTGTGGTACTCAGCGCAATCGGTGGGGCTATCGCCGACCTATATCCTTCGCCGCATTGTGTTGCCTGCTCTTCGTCCCGCAATAGCCACCGGCGCCGGGCTTGCGTTTGCTCGCTCGCTGGGAGAATTCGGCACCACCCTGACATTCGCGGGCTCGCTGCCTGGGGTCACGCGCACCCTGCCGGTGGGTATCTATCTTGAGCGCGAGACCGATCCAACTGCGGCTTATGGGCTCGCAGCGATCCTGGTGCTGCTGGCGATTATGATGCTCGCGCTGGCGATGCTGCCCGGACTCTTCCGCGCGCAGCCACCCACCAAAGCCGTACCTCTGCAGACTATGGATCTCGATGCTCTCGCGCGGCTGAGCGCACCGAATCGTGCTGCTCAAAACCTCACCTTGGGCAAGATCACGATTCCCGCTGGAAGCTGCGTCGGTGTGATTGGACCAAATGGTGCCGGCAAAACCACGTTGCTGCGAAAGATCGCCGGGAGAATTCCGGCGAAGGTCTTCGGCGATGGCGCTCGCCTACCCAACGCGATGTGGCAGCGCGGCATTGTCATGCTCACCCAATCTCCAGGCCTGCCGCCAAGCGCCACGGTGCTCGAAACCATTGCGATGGTCCACGACGAACCCGATGCACTTCTGCAGGCTGCGGGGATGGAGGCGCTCGGGGCTATTCCGAACCAACAGCTCTCCGGAGGGCAGGCAGCGCAGGTGGCATTGCTGCGGGCCCTGGCTGCTAGGTCTTCCATTTTGCTTCTCGACGAGCCCCTGGCCGCCATCGATGTCCATGCCAGCCAGCGCTGGCGGCGGATGCTTCAGGTGGCTCAACGAAACCGCACCATCATGATGGTCAGCCATAATCCCACCGATGTGGCAACGCTATCGAGCCATGTTCTCATCCTGGAGGCCGAAAAGACCGCGCTGATTCGCGCCACTGAGGAGGAATTCCAACGCCCCAGCAGCGACTTCTCCGCGTCCTTTGTGGGGCTGAATCGCTTGGAGGGCACGGTAACAGCAGTTCGAAACGGCGTCGTGGAGCTGGACTGCCAAGGGCTCACTGTGGTGGGCACCAGCGATGAATCGCTCAACGCTGCCGAGCAGGCAATCGCCGTGTGCGCTCCAGAGGCCGTCACATTAAAAGTCCCACAGAATCGGACGACACAGGAGTCTGCACGCAACCAGTGGGAGGGGCGAATCACATCGATAGAAATTCATAAAAATGTGGTGTTTGTGCGTGTAAAATTTGCAGCAGCATCGATAACCTTGCACACCACGCAAGCGTCGGCGATACGTTTGCAACTCCGGGTAGGTGCAAACGTTATTTGCGCTGTTAAAGCCTTAAACGTGCACGTTTACCGTTCACCTGCCCCAAGTCAGCACTGA
- the thrB gene encoding homoserine kinase translates to MRELQPGRKVHVRVPASSANLGPGFDTLGLALSLFDDVWVEVSDAGLEVLVEGEGEGEVPVDERHLVVRAIRSGLDAAGVSAPGLKVTCRNRIPQSRGLGSSAAAAVAGVAAANGLAGGVLSTEELVQLSSAFEGHPDNAAASVIGGAVVSWTSTPVDGTDPQYKAVAIPVHAEIRAVALVPNVRASTDAVRQVLPNEISHIDARFNVSRAALMTVALQHHPELLWEATRDRLHQPYRADVLPLTAEWVNRLRNRGVAAYLSGAGPTAMVLATEAVQPELLQQAAEAGMQVLPLDVAGPVEVNVLA, encoded by the coding sequence ATGCGCGAACTGCAACCGGGACGCAAAGTCCACGTCCGCGTGCCAGCTTCTTCAGCGAACCTCGGTCCCGGCTTTGACACCCTTGGCCTGGCCCTTTCGCTTTTCGACGACGTGTGGGTCGAAGTTAGCGACGCAGGCTTGGAAGTCCTCGTTGAGGGCGAAGGTGAAGGCGAAGTGCCTGTAGACGAGCGCCACCTGGTGGTCCGAGCCATCCGCTCCGGACTTGATGCTGCCGGTGTATCTGCCCCCGGCCTCAAAGTGACCTGTCGCAATCGCATTCCACAGTCGCGCGGTTTGGGCTCATCGGCTGCTGCGGCGGTGGCCGGAGTAGCCGCCGCAAATGGGCTTGCCGGGGGAGTGCTGAGCACTGAGGAGTTGGTGCAGCTTTCCTCCGCCTTTGAAGGTCACCCCGACAATGCGGCAGCTTCAGTCATAGGCGGCGCCGTGGTTTCATGGACGTCCACGCCAGTCGACGGAACGGATCCGCAATACAAGGCTGTGGCCATTCCGGTGCACGCAGAAATCCGAGCCGTTGCCCTGGTTCCTAACGTCCGTGCCTCCACTGATGCGGTGCGCCAGGTGTTGCCCAATGAGATTAGCCACATCGACGCGCGTTTCAATGTCTCACGCGCCGCGCTGATGACAGTGGCGCTGCAGCACCATCCAGAGCTGCTGTGGGAAGCCACCCGCGATCGCTTACACCAGCCTTATCGCGCAGATGTGCTGCCTTTGACCGCCGAGTGGGTGAATCGGCTTCGCAATCGTGGTGTTGCTGCGTATCTTTCCGGCGCTGGCCCCACCGCCATGGTCTTGGCAACCGAGGCGGTTCAGCCCGAGTTACTGCAGCAGGCTGCCGAAGCCGGCATGCAGGTTCTCCCGCTTGATGTGGCCGGGCCCGTGGAAGTCAACGTTCTGGCTTAA
- a CDS encoding helix-turn-helix transcriptional regulator — MNNHAPRPATDLFPESLNLSPKQRLVLDTLSDYPDGARVSELAEELNMHVNTIRGHLDELAERGAIHSFTAPAIGRGRPSLIYKVRIPDNRTVAAEYVTLIEVMGAFLEEQFATPEQAEAAARVIGKRWGEKLRERGLEHPESHHGFVGRLTGYLREMGFDPAPTDHDEHQTHIAMHSCPLATEDFQPTPFICAVHEGTLRELLDDATVRLDLQPYDKPGACCVKIQRQG; from the coding sequence ATGAATAATCACGCTCCACGCCCAGCCACTGATCTCTTTCCTGAGTCTCTCAACCTGAGCCCGAAACAACGGCTGGTCCTTGATACTCTCAGCGACTATCCGGACGGCGCCCGTGTGTCTGAACTGGCAGAAGAGCTCAATATGCACGTCAATACCATTCGCGGGCATTTGGATGAGTTAGCGGAGCGCGGAGCCATCCACTCCTTCACTGCACCGGCTATTGGTCGCGGCCGACCCTCATTAATTTATAAGGTTCGCATCCCCGATAATCGCACTGTCGCCGCAGAGTATGTCACCCTCATTGAGGTGATGGGAGCATTTCTTGAAGAGCAGTTCGCTACCCCCGAACAGGCGGAGGCCGCCGCGAGAGTCATTGGGAAACGCTGGGGAGAAAAGCTACGCGAACGAGGCTTGGAGCACCCCGAATCCCATCACGGCTTCGTTGGGCGGCTTACGGGCTATTTGCGCGAAATGGGTTTCGACCCAGCGCCAACCGATCATGATGAGCACCAGACCCACATCGCGATGCACAGCTGCCCTCTGGCCACCGAAGATTTCCAACCAACACCGTTCATTTGTGCTGTGCACGAGGGCACCCTGCGGGAGCTGCTTGACGACGCCACGGTGCGCCTGGATCTTCAGCCATACGACAAACCCGGTGCCTGCTGCGTGAAGATCCAGCGCCAGGGTTAA
- the narJ gene encoding nitrate reductase molybdenum cofactor assembly chaperone: MRTHIGIVPTPTQSVAISTEQRKELFMACSLLLDYPDAARFDRFKAVQASLNLMPPAIEAKLEGFFEAAQIHGQRWLEEHYVETFDQRRRCSLFLTYYAVGETRQRGTAILAFQDALASLGFSLNREELPDHLCVVLEAAACAEGEAHEQATQMLAAHRDGIEVLRAALETFDSPYTNLVTAVCMALPPIDEELAQHFEQLIRQGPPAELVGLGTPFPFAQPEIV; encoded by the coding sequence ATGCGCACCCACATTGGCATCGTGCCAACACCAACCCAATCAGTAGCGATCAGTACCGAGCAGCGCAAGGAATTGTTCATGGCCTGTTCACTACTGCTGGATTACCCAGACGCAGCACGCTTTGATCGCTTCAAGGCCGTCCAAGCAAGCCTCAACCTCATGCCTCCGGCGATTGAAGCGAAGCTCGAGGGCTTCTTCGAGGCAGCCCAGATTCATGGGCAACGCTGGCTGGAGGAACACTATGTGGAGACCTTCGACCAGCGCCGTCGCTGCTCCTTGTTCCTCACCTACTACGCCGTGGGTGAAACTCGCCAACGAGGCACCGCCATATTGGCGTTCCAAGACGCGCTCGCCTCGCTCGGTTTTAGCCTCAACCGCGAGGAACTGCCCGATCACCTCTGTGTGGTGCTGGAGGCCGCCGCATGCGCTGAAGGCGAGGCGCACGAACAAGCAACGCAGATGCTTGCAGCGCACCGCGATGGCATCGAGGTTCTGCGCGCTGCGTTGGAGACTTTTGATTCGCCCTACACCAACCTGGTGACGGCCGTATGCATGGCGCTACCGCCAATCGATGAAGAACTTGCCCAACATTTTGAGCAGCTCATCCGGCAAGGCCCTCCCGCCGAGCTCGTTGGCCTTGGCACTCCCTTCCCTTTTGCTCAACCCGAAATCGTATAA
- the narI gene encoding respiratory nitrate reductase subunit gamma, which yields MNSLANFLWVAYPWLAIVAFVLGMSWRWRTDQFGWTTHSTQIYESKLLRISSPLFHWGMMFVILGHVMGLAFPKSWTRAVGISDAAYHLIATIPGTIAGIAAVLGLVGLIYRRVRHRSVFLSTSKSDKVMYVLLALAILSGFIATVSTQVFGGPHGYDYRETISPWLRQLLIFNAHPEWMADVPWQFKVHVLSGFTLLAVWPFTRLVHVFSAPVGYTTRPYVVYRSRDTRTGPTRQHVAWEPVRSNKKQVHEPNDEGQWYGA from the coding sequence ATGAATTCTCTGGCAAACTTCCTGTGGGTGGCATACCCGTGGCTGGCGATCGTGGCGTTTGTGCTGGGCATGTCATGGCGCTGGCGCACCGATCAATTCGGATGGACCACACACTCCACCCAAATCTATGAGTCCAAACTCCTGCGTATCTCTTCCCCGCTGTTCCACTGGGGCATGATGTTCGTGATACTCGGCCACGTCATGGGCCTGGCGTTCCCAAAGTCTTGGACCCGAGCCGTAGGCATCAGCGATGCCGCGTATCACCTCATCGCCACCATTCCCGGCACCATCGCAGGCATCGCGGCCGTGCTCGGCCTCGTTGGATTGATCTATCGCCGTGTGCGCCATCGCTCGGTGTTTCTCTCCACATCGAAATCGGACAAGGTCATGTACGTGCTCCTGGCCCTCGCGATCCTCTCCGGCTTCATCGCCACCGTGAGCACGCAGGTCTTCGGCGGGCCGCACGGCTATGACTACCGCGAAACGATTTCGCCCTGGCTGCGCCAACTGTTGATCTTCAATGCGCATCCGGAGTGGATGGCGGACGTGCCCTGGCAATTCAAGGTTCACGTGCTCTCCGGCTTCACGCTCCTGGCGGTGTGGCCCTTCACCCGCCTGGTGCACGTGTTCTCTGCGCCCGTCGGTTACACCACACGCCCCTATGTGGTGTACCGCTCCCGCGATACTCGCACTGGCCCCACTCGTCAGCACGTCGCATGGGAGCCGGTACGCTCAAACAAGAAGCAAGTTCACGAGCCCAACGACGAAGGTCAGTGGTACGGAGCATAG
- a CDS encoding homoserine dehydrogenase: protein MTDAQNSMFKPGKGAGEPVGLAILGYGTVGSQVLRLIHENAQDFLHRAGGPLEIRGVAVSSVEKHEGSLASELGLLTTDAESLLRRDDVDIVVEVIGGIDYPRKLVLEALQAGKSVVTANKALVAAHSEELARAADEAGVDLYFEAAVAAAIPVVGPLRRSLAGDQVEKVAGIVNGTTNFILDAMDATGASYDDMLAEATRLGYAEADPTADVEGHDAASKAAILASLAFHTRVTFEDVYCEGISNVTAEDIEAAKQAGQTIKLLAICERFRDAEGVEKVSARVHPTLVNRDHPLASVSKSFNAVFVEAEAAGRLMFYGNGAGGNPTASAVLGDIVGAARNKVFGGRAPGESTYLDLPIADFGEVLTSYHIDMEVQERQGVLAELAKIFADNGISLRTVRQEGGDDVARLIVVTHPAKESDLSATVQQVKGIEAVKSITSVLRLMED from the coding sequence ATGACCGACGCCCAGAACAGCATGTTTAAACCCGGAAAAGGTGCAGGTGAGCCTGTAGGACTTGCCATTTTGGGTTATGGCACCGTCGGCAGCCAGGTGCTGCGGCTCATTCACGAAAACGCCCAAGACTTCCTTCATCGTGCTGGTGGCCCTTTGGAAATTCGCGGCGTGGCCGTATCCAGCGTGGAAAAGCATGAGGGCTCCCTTGCTAGCGAGCTCGGGCTTCTGACAACCGACGCCGAATCACTGTTGCGCCGCGATGATGTGGACATCGTGGTGGAGGTCATCGGCGGCATTGATTATCCCCGCAAGCTGGTGCTCGAGGCACTTCAAGCGGGCAAGTCCGTGGTGACCGCCAACAAGGCGCTGGTTGCCGCCCACTCGGAAGAACTCGCTCGCGCCGCCGATGAGGCCGGGGTCGATCTCTACTTCGAGGCGGCCGTCGCTGCCGCCATTCCCGTGGTCGGACCCCTGCGCCGCTCCTTGGCCGGCGATCAGGTGGAGAAAGTGGCGGGCATCGTCAATGGCACCACCAACTTCATTCTCGACGCCATGGACGCCACCGGTGCTTCTTACGATGACATGCTGGCCGAGGCCACCCGCCTGGGATACGCGGAGGCGGACCCGACCGCCGATGTTGAGGGGCACGATGCCGCCTCGAAGGCAGCGATCCTCGCATCGCTGGCGTTCCACACGCGAGTGACCTTCGAAGATGTTTATTGCGAGGGCATTTCCAACGTCACCGCTGAGGACATCGAGGCCGCGAAACAAGCAGGCCAAACCATCAAGCTGCTGGCCATCTGTGAGCGCTTCCGAGATGCCGAAGGGGTAGAGAAGGTCTCGGCGCGCGTGCACCCCACCTTGGTGAACCGCGATCATCCACTGGCGAGCGTATCCAAGTCCTTCAATGCCGTATTCGTGGAGGCGGAGGCCGCCGGTCGGCTCATGTTTTACGGCAATGGTGCGGGCGGTAACCCAACCGCTTCGGCTGTACTCGGCGATATCGTTGGCGCAGCACGAAACAAAGTCTTCGGTGGTCGCGCGCCCGGAGAATCCACCTACTTGGATCTGCCAATCGCTGATTTCGGTGAGGTGCTCACCAGCTACCACATCGATATGGAAGTCCAGGAGCGACAGGGTGTGCTGGCAGAACTTGCCAAGATCTTCGCAGACAATGGCATTTCTTTGCGGACCGTCCGCCAGGAGGGCGGCGATGATGTCGCACGTCTAATTGTGGTGACGCACCCCGCAAAGGAATCGGACTTAAGCGCCACTGTTCAGCAGGTCAAGGGTATCGAAGCAGTCAAGAGCATCACTTCGGTGCTGCGACTCATGGAGGATTAA
- the modA gene encoding molybdate ABC transporter substrate-binding protein: MKRIMPVAAALMLLQACAQYDSLQVFGAASTRLINEDLAAAIDASLSFNNAGSSALVQQIAEGAEADVLITANEQTMKLAQSNVAAPRAVASNDMVLIVPKGNPAKISSFSSLDHALLVICDANVPCGDTTAQLAKANGVTLKPASLEQSVSDVLGKVISQEADAGVVYRTDAAAASEQVEVIEIPHAEEFKNTIMAAVVKNSSKQKAAAGVVEKLDSASFDEVWQRYGFIPSP, encoded by the coding sequence ATGAAGCGGATCATGCCTGTTGCAGCAGCGCTGATGCTTCTTCAAGCCTGCGCGCAGTATGATTCACTGCAGGTTTTCGGCGCTGCATCCACCCGCCTCATCAACGAGGACTTGGCCGCCGCGATCGACGCCTCCCTAAGCTTCAACAACGCCGGTTCTTCGGCACTGGTGCAACAAATCGCCGAGGGCGCTGAGGCCGATGTGCTCATTACGGCCAACGAGCAAACAATGAAGCTCGCACAGTCGAACGTTGCAGCACCGCGTGCGGTAGCCAGCAATGACATGGTGCTCATCGTGCCCAAGGGCAACCCCGCTAAGATCAGCAGCTTTTCCTCGCTCGATCACGCCTTGCTGGTGATCTGCGACGCCAACGTGCCCTGCGGCGACACCACTGCGCAACTCGCCAAGGCCAATGGCGTGACACTCAAGCCAGCATCGCTGGAACAATCCGTCTCCGACGTCCTCGGCAAGGTGATCAGCCAAGAAGCCGACGCTGGCGTGGTGTACCGCACCGACGCGGCAGCAGCCTCAGAACAGGTTGAGGTAATCGAGATCCCCCACGCCGAAGAATTCAAGAACACCATCATGGCGGCGGTGGTCAAGAATTCGAGCAAACAGAAGGCGGCTGCGGGGGTCGTCGAAAAGCTGGACAGCGCTTCATTCGACGAAGTCTGGCAACGATACGGCTTCATCCCGAGCCCATGA
- the narH gene encoding nitrate reductase subunit beta, producing the protein MKVMAQIAMIMNLDKCIGCHTCSVTCKQAWTNREGTEYMWFNNVETRPGVGYPYGWEDQGKWEGGWVLDKRGKLKPRAGGRLKKLATIFHNPKLPTIEDYYEPWTYEYEKLLSAPAGQKTQPTARPVSQLDGRPIDTIKWSSNWDDNLGGSGQTMDDDPVLKQMNVQVRKEIEDAFMFYLPRICEHCLNPTCVSSCPSGAMYKRSEDGIVLVDQDRCRGWRMCVSGCPYKKVYFNHKTGKAEKCTLCYPRIEVGQPTVCSETCVGRLRYLGVLLYDADRVASAASTPDERDLFAAQKDILLDPHDPEVQRAAVESGIPHAWIDAAQQSPIWDLIFRYEVAVPLHPEYRTLPMVWYIPPLSPVVDAVTASGADGEHHRVLMSAISNMRIPLEYLAGLFTAGDTAPVEKVLRRLAAMRSYMRDINLGNEPQEEIAKAVGMTGRDMQAMYRLLAIAKYDDRYVIPTASPETPRGISSLPSFAGADPAATVAAFHGLGEGAPEACHSEGSTGGPVPLASWSAGQRPDSMFPRSS; encoded by the coding sequence ATGAAGGTCATGGCTCAGATCGCAATGATCATGAACCTAGACAAGTGCATCGGCTGCCACACCTGCTCCGTGACGTGCAAGCAGGCATGGACGAACCGCGAGGGCACCGAGTACATGTGGTTCAACAACGTTGAAACCCGCCCCGGCGTTGGCTACCCCTACGGCTGGGAGGACCAGGGCAAGTGGGAAGGCGGATGGGTGTTGGACAAGCGCGGCAAGCTCAAGCCGCGCGCAGGCGGACGCTTGAAAAAACTTGCCACCATCTTCCACAACCCCAAACTGCCCACCATCGAGGATTACTACGAGCCCTGGACCTACGAGTACGAAAAGCTGCTCTCTGCACCAGCGGGGCAAAAAACGCAGCCCACGGCCCGCCCCGTCTCGCAGCTCGATGGCCGGCCGATCGACACCATCAAGTGGTCCTCCAACTGGGATGATAACCTCGGCGGCTCGGGGCAAACGATGGACGATGACCCGGTGCTCAAGCAAATGAACGTGCAAGTGCGCAAGGAGATCGAAGATGCCTTCATGTTCTACCTGCCGCGCATCTGCGAGCATTGCCTGAACCCCACCTGCGTTTCGTCGTGTCCCTCGGGCGCGATGTATAAGCGCAGCGAGGATGGCATTGTGTTGGTGGATCAAGACCGCTGCCGTGGCTGGCGCATGTGCGTGTCCGGCTGCCCCTATAAGAAGGTCTACTTCAACCACAAGACGGGCAAGGCCGAAAAATGTACGCTCTGCTATCCGCGTATTGAGGTTGGCCAGCCCACGGTGTGCTCGGAAACCTGCGTTGGCCGCCTGCGCTACTTGGGAGTTTTGCTTTACGACGCCGACCGTGTCGCATCGGCAGCGTCCACCCCGGATGAGCGCGATCTTTTTGCCGCGCAGAAAGACATCCTGCTTGACCCACACGATCCGGAGGTGCAACGAGCAGCGGTGGAATCGGGTATCCCGCACGCATGGATCGATGCTGCACAGCAGTCCCCCATCTGGGACCTCATCTTCCGCTATGAAGTCGCCGTGCCTCTACACCCGGAGTACCGCACCCTGCCGATGGTCTGGTACATCCCGCCGCTGAGCCCAGTGGTCGATGCGGTCACGGCATCGGGTGCCGACGGCGAGCATCACAGGGTGCTTATGTCCGCGATTTCTAATATGCGCATCCCGCTGGAATACCTGGCTGGGCTGTTCACTGCAGGTGACACGGCACCAGTAGAGAAGGTGCTGCGCCGCCTGGCCGCTATGCGCTCTTACATGCGCGATATCAACCTCGGTAACGAGCCGCAGGAAGAGATTGCCAAGGCAGTGGGCATGACTGGCCGTGATATGCAGGCCATGTACCGTCTGCTGGCGATTGCCAAGTACGACGATCGCTACGTCATTCCTACGGCATCGCCTGAGACTCCGCGCGGCATTTCCTCCCTGCCATCCTTCGCAGGTGCCGATCCAGCAGCCACCGTGGCCGCTTTCCACGGCCTAGGCGAGGGCGCCCCAGAGGCCTGCCATTCCGAAGGCAGCACGGGCGGCCCCGTGCCCCTGGCTTCCTGGAGCGCTGGGCAGCGCCCGGATTCCATGTTCCCGAGGAGCAGCTAA